A genomic window from Mesosutterella faecium includes:
- the casA gene encoding type I-E CRISPR-associated protein Cse1/CasA produces the protein MRNNFCLIDDPWIPTAYRGLVSLRDVFSDLSLKHLAGTPVENIALMKLLQAISQAAHTPANTEEWLLEGKHLDQFGENCLKYLNRWRDTFFLYGDRPFLQFPSVIKAAAKPVGVLIPEIAMGNNARLTQIQVDHPPHSDAEKALILIIQQSMALAGKRPDKTICLTPGYIKKSAKPGPGMDFMGALHSFCFGTSLLETIWLNTFTLEDIARLPQFPKGLGVPPWEKMPSGEDDSVAKDLKSSLMGRLVPLSRFCLFEKKDEVHFTEGIRYPGFKEAGFDPSMLTLKQPDGIKLRWTNPDRKPWRDLTAITSFLDSQSGHDTDCQQISVCLSKLGFSREEIGIWSGGLRVTNSTGEQKVSASNDSVESSVTIEPNEDWFNAYKVAMQDFEAMGKILYGCTNGYFKKLGIQDSSFAARAERNFWEKCDPLKQMIIDHCDDPDLLKEIKQRVSRFLMQSYNEACPSNTARQIVAWAQCRPNLSRFFK, from the coding sequence ATGCGAAATAATTTTTGCCTTATTGATGACCCTTGGATACCGACTGCATACCGCGGCCTTGTATCTTTGCGTGATGTTTTCTCGGATTTGTCCCTTAAGCATCTCGCAGGCACCCCTGTCGAGAACATTGCACTGATGAAATTACTCCAAGCAATTTCACAGGCAGCTCACACGCCTGCGAATACGGAAGAGTGGCTGTTGGAAGGGAAACATTTGGACCAATTCGGAGAAAACTGCCTGAAGTATCTGAACCGGTGGAGGGACACTTTTTTTCTCTACGGGGACCGCCCCTTTCTGCAGTTTCCGTCCGTCATAAAAGCAGCCGCAAAACCCGTCGGGGTGCTAATTCCCGAAATCGCCATGGGAAATAATGCCCGACTGACACAAATTCAGGTGGATCACCCGCCCCACTCCGACGCAGAAAAGGCCCTGATATTAATCATTCAGCAAAGTATGGCGCTTGCAGGAAAACGGCCGGACAAGACTATATGCTTAACCCCTGGTTACATAAAGAAATCTGCGAAACCGGGGCCAGGAATGGATTTCATGGGGGCGTTGCACAGCTTTTGTTTCGGGACTTCTCTTCTCGAAACCATTTGGCTGAACACATTTACTTTAGAAGACATAGCACGGCTGCCTCAATTTCCTAAGGGACTCGGAGTACCCCCTTGGGAAAAAATGCCTTCTGGTGAAGATGACTCTGTAGCAAAAGATCTGAAATCTTCTTTGATGGGACGCCTAGTCCCGCTCAGTCGCTTCTGCCTTTTTGAAAAGAAGGACGAGGTTCACTTTACTGAGGGCATCAGATATCCCGGATTTAAAGAAGCAGGATTTGATCCATCAATGCTCACACTCAAGCAGCCTGATGGCATCAAGCTGCGCTGGACGAATCCAGATAGAAAACCCTGGCGTGATCTGACAGCCATCACTTCATTCCTAGACTCGCAAAGCGGGCATGACACTGACTGTCAACAGATTTCCGTCTGCTTATCAAAATTAGGGTTCAGCCGAGAAGAAATTGGCATCTGGTCTGGCGGGCTTAGAGTTACCAATTCAACAGGTGAGCAGAAGGTTTCAGCCTCCAATGACTCCGTAGAATCATCGGTCACGATAGAGCCAAATGAGGACTGGTTTAATGCATACAAGGTTGCCATGCAGGATTTCGAAGCCATGGGGAAAATTCTTTATGGCTGCACGAACGGTTATTTTAAAAAATTAGGTATACAGGATAGTTCATTTGCTGCTCGGGCCGAAAGGAATTTCTGGGAAAAATGCGATCCTCTGAAGCAGATGATTATTGATCACTGTGATGATCCCGACTTATTAAAGGAAATAAAGCAACGGGTTTCGCGTTTCCTTATGCAGTCTTATAACGAAGCCTGCCCTTCCAATACGGCGCGCCAGATCGTAGCCTGGGCTCAGTGCCGGCCTAATTTGTCACGTTTTTTTAAATGA
- the cas6e gene encoding type I-E CRISPR-associated protein Cas6/Cse3/CasE: MALKHYISLVSLSPVDCAWLKVTDAYSLHRIVCSIFYPNERNPDDPINGGILWRVVGYKPQVGVRILLLSDRLPEKQLGQVDTKEIPEDFLSYDFYRFTVRINPTVRSRNAGNPQKSGKIRPVTSNDDIRSWFVKKSPRWGFEVDPLRIEIGPRRVVTFPHKKDGQVTIFQADLSGALKVTDRTAFSRAFYSGIGRGKAFGCGLLQIVPVSNF; the protein is encoded by the coding sequence ATGGCTCTTAAGCATTACATCAGCCTCGTTTCACTGAGTCCCGTTGACTGCGCGTGGCTGAAAGTTACGGACGCCTACAGCCTACACCGTATCGTCTGCAGTATTTTTTATCCAAACGAGCGAAATCCTGATGACCCAATTAACGGTGGAATTCTTTGGCGAGTGGTTGGATACAAGCCGCAAGTAGGGGTTCGCATCCTTCTGCTCTCTGACAGACTTCCCGAAAAGCAATTAGGACAAGTTGACACTAAAGAAATTCCCGAAGATTTCCTTAGTTATGATTTCTACCGATTTACAGTTCGAATCAATCCAACCGTAAGATCCCGAAACGCAGGGAACCCTCAAAAATCTGGAAAGATCCGACCTGTAACCTCCAACGATGACATTCGTTCCTGGTTTGTGAAAAAGAGCCCCCGTTGGGGGTTTGAAGTAGACCCGCTTCGGATTGAAATCGGCCCACGCAGAGTCGTGACTTTTCCTCATAAAAAAGATGGTCAAGTCACCATTTTCCAGGCAGACCTTTCTGGAGCTTTAAAAGTAACTGATCGAACCGCATTCTCAAGAGCTTTTTATTCTGGAATTGGTCGAGGCAAAGCTTTTGGATGCGGCCTTCTTCAAATTGTCCCGGTTTCTAATTTTTAA
- the casB gene encoding type I-E CRISPR-associated protein Cse2/CasB codes for MEGKKSLQQQCEDTVKYLIKRISDKGIAADLRQADNPVTSYKAWPTLIRGGIDIRRPDRDAYFVIAAALARGKVQEDGTQNLGEALRASFDKDSENQGEPRLRRLLSCDTVDEACQIVRPIIHLIQSREKASLSYSRLLWDLKLFQSDAYRDRVKEIWAYSFYGEDTRKKEETKSNGS; via the coding sequence ATGGAAGGAAAAAAGTCTCTCCAGCAACAGTGCGAAGATACTGTCAAATACCTGATTAAACGCATTTCTGATAAAGGTATTGCTGCCGATCTCCGCCAAGCCGACAACCCTGTCACCTCTTACAAGGCGTGGCCGACCCTAATTCGTGGAGGAATTGACATCCGGCGACCTGATCGAGACGCCTATTTTGTCATTGCAGCAGCCCTAGCGCGCGGCAAAGTACAGGAAGACGGAACTCAGAATCTTGGTGAAGCTCTCAGGGCAAGCTTTGACAAAGATAGTGAAAATCAGGGGGAACCGCGACTTCGTCGACTTCTCTCGTGTGACACTGTAGACGAAGCCTGTCAGATTGTCCGCCCAATCATTCATTTAATTCAAAGCCGAGAGAAAGCGAGTCTTTCTTATAGTCGACTTCTTTGGGATTTGAAACTATTCCAGTCTGATGCATACCGTGATCGAGTAAAGGAGATCTGGGCGTATAGCTTTTACGGAGAAGATACTCGCAAAAAAGAGGAGACAAAGTCAAATGGCTCTTAA